The genomic stretch AAACTACTACATGAAGGGTTCCCAGTTTTTGGcactctctctgctctgcaCATTGTGATTtcctctatatggacaaaagtattgggacacctacagaagcttttatttacatttaaagaatGTAAATGCAGCTGGATGCACTGTCAACTGTGGGACCCAATGTCTAAATGAGAAAAattcattttgtcagtgtgggCTATCTTGTgtagaattaaataaaatgaattgtCTATTGAAGAATTAGGCTGTAATGTAATAAAGCGTGGAGAAGGtaaaaggggtgtgcagactttgcAGCTTGACTGTAATTGAAGAAAAACACAAGAATCTAAATAGTACGTGGTTCCCAGAGCTTATATTTGGCTAAGTTGTTCAATCTTACGTCGTGGCCCATGTCCAGCTGATTACACTGTCTAAGCTCGGCGGCAGACTCCTGTCTGGAACAGGCTTGTTTACAGAGCTCGTCTGCTCCCTCCGAGGTAATGCTGTCCACAGCTtcacacacctcctcctgtCCCAACACAAGGATTACACCCTAAACGTACTTACTGAAACTGTGACCTCTGCTCAGGCACACAGCATCCACCAAAGACATCTCCCCACCCGCACACCCCACCTGATCCATATGTTGATCTATATGTTAAAAACAGTAATGTAAacattgcatatatatatatagagagagagagagagagagagagagattaccctgtacattttaaacagtgcagtatagtatatatgcaagtttttcactcacctgtgtaatgtaatgtaaccaTAACTgtgatttgatttaataaaaCCTTCTTTAGGTTTTCAGTAAAGCTTAAGGCATTTGTTTATAAACTACCACTGACACTGTATCACAGAGTATCACAGGAATACTTTACTTCCCATTTCTTTTGTACGTACTGATGATATCCCATAAGGAAAAGCCTCTTCAGGTGTCCAGGTGGGTGGCGTGTTGGTACGGAGGCCCAGCGGAGGATTCAGACAGTGACAGGGGTCGGCCTGAGGCAGCAGGTCACCAGAATACGGGATGGGGGGGTACTGGGACACTGGTTCACAGTAAAATATGTAACTGCCCAAATCATCATCCACTCTGGGACACCCTGGTCCATCTCGATATGAGGTGTGAGGTGGTGGTCTGTCTCTGCTGTGGTGAACCGAGCCTGAATAAAAGACTTCGTTTGGGATTTCAACTCGGAAGCAAGATGAAGGAACCAAAGATCCACCATCTAAATCCCTCAGATAACTGCACTCTGGCCCTCCGAGCTCATTCATGTCCTGCACATCAAACTTTAACACATAAAGACATAAAGTCATTACATTACAGatttatttgctttttaaataaaataaacaaaataacatcATTATTAGCTAACGTCTCTGTTGGTCTAATAAATACCATTGTGAGTGTAGGGAAATTGGGCATATATGCTGAATATACACCAATAAATCCGACGTATTGCTCAGCGCTATGGACACTGCTCTCTGAGGTCAAACCCGCTGCTAGTTGCTAGGCAACATGAGGCCCAGCTAACGTCCCCATAGCTGAACCCCACAGCACTGCAGCCCCTCAACTTGCCTTTATTATTAGCTAATTATCCCAATACTGACTCGCACTCATATCTCAGAAAGCCGCAAACTCTACAGATCACCAAACCACTCTTCAGCGTCCGAGTAAACACGCTGTGTGTCCATAGTCAGGTCGATAATAACcgtagctaagctaagctaagataagctaagataagataagctaagctaagataaCCGTAagataagctaagctaagctaagataaccgtagctaagctaagctaagctaagataaCCGTAGCTAAGCTAAGATAACCGTAAGATAACcgtagctaagctaagctaagctaagataaCCGTAGCTAAGCTAAGATAACcgtaagctaagctaagctaagctaagctaagataaccgtagctaagctaagctaagctaagataaCCGTAagataagctaagctaagctaaccgTAGCTAAGCTAAGATAACCGTAagataagctaagctaagctaagctaagctaagctaactgaAGCGGAGCTCTGTGCTGAGCGCTAATGTACCGGCCGCCCTCTCACCTCTCAGCTTAAGCAGGGTCGGGGAATCGAATAATACACTTTTCTGACTGAATGTGgtgtttaaaatgtgttttgtgtcattttctttttttaaatgataaaatcGGCTCGGGTTAATTTTAATCTGAGCTCGTGCCAGTTATAGACTGTTTAAAGTGGCTCGTGCTGGCCATGCCGCCACTGGCCTGAACACATACTTGGACCTTTTGGTGTTTTTAGGTCATATAAAGTTTGTAAAAGTCATATTTACTGGATTAAAGTAACACCGGCACTCACCCGCTACATTTTACAATTAAAAGACTAAGATTAATTCTTCTGAGAATGAGATTGTATAAATAGACGTGCGCACTTAATACTGCATAATTATAATTTATCATGTCTATTTAATTTATGTTCACATGCAACGACCACTAGAGAGGCGAAATACTTGGAAAAGAAATGTTATTTGTGTTTCTTTcgaaacattttattattattattattattgttgttattattgttattattattattgttattattattattattgttattattgttattattattattattattattattattattattattgttgttgtaatcCAGTTAATACAGGCAtgttatatttctgtattatagttttatatattttttattgttcagGAGATTAAAAGGTGCATGTAATAATACAGCTACATGGACCACTTTGCTTTCTACTATTTAGAAATAATGATCTCATAAGAGTTTTTACACTCTTGCCACGGTGTGACTGCAAACAAAAGCATGTTTGTGGCCTTAAAAGCGTCTCTGTTGGATCACAGCAGACGAAGCTTTCTGGAAAACCCACGTGATTAATGTAAGATCATAAGATAGAACCTCCTGTGTGAGACACTTcccaggagagtgtgtgtgatcagcACTGTACAGCAGGGGGTCAGGATTCGATATGCTGTGGCCCTGGACCATAGGGTGGATGATCTGGCCTGGGCTGCAGTGATTCAGCGTAACCGTCTGTCCTCCATCAGTTACATTACTCACAACCTGCACACATTAAACCCTTCTTTAGGTTTTCAGTAAAGCTTAAGGCATTTGTTTATAAACTACCACTGACACTGTATCACAGAGTCACTGTATAATAACCCATACACAGCAGACTagagcttttttgtttttgcctaATTATGAACATTAATGCTATTGGAATACTTTACTTCCCATTTCTTTTGTACGTACTGATGATATCCCATAAGGAAAAGCCTCTTCAGGTGTCCAGGTGGGTGGCGTGTTGGTACGGAGGCCCAGCGGAGGATTCAGACAGTGACAGGGGTCGGCCTGAGGCAGCAGGTCACCAGAATTAGACCCACCGTCCAAATCCCTCAGATAACTGCACTCTGGCCCTCCGAGCTCATTCATGTCCTGCACATCAAACTTTAACACATAAAGACATAAAGTCATTACATTACAGatttatttgctttttaaataaaataaacaaaataacatcATTATTAGCTAACATCTCTGTTGGTCTAATAAATACCATTGTGAGTGTAGGGAAATTGGGCATATATGCTGAATATACACCAATAAATCCGACGTATTGCTCAGCGCTATGGACACTGCTCTCTGAGGTCAAACCCGCTGCTAGTTGCTAGGCAACATGAGGCCCAGCTAACGTCCCCATAGCTGAACCCCACAGCACTGCAGCCCCTCAACTTGCCTTTATTATTAGCTAATTATCCCAATACTGACTCGCACTCATATCTCAGAAAGCCGCGAACTCTACAGATCACCAAACCACTCTTCAGCGTCCGAGTAAACACGCTGTGTGTCCATAGTCAGGTCGATAATAACcgtagctaagctaagctaagctaagctaagctaagctaagctaagataagataagctaagctaagataaCCGTAagataagctaagctaagctaagctaagctaagctaagataagataagctaagctaagataaCCGTAAGataaactaagctaagctaagctaagataaCCGTAGCTAAGCTAAGATAACcgtagctaagctaagctaagataagataagctaagctaagataaCCGTAagataagctaagctaagctaagctaagctaagataaCCGTAAGATAACcgtagctaagctaagctaagctaagataaCCGTAGCTAAGCTAAGATAACCGTAAGATAACcgtagctaagctaagctaagctaagataaCCGTAAgataagctaagctaagataaCCGTAGCTAAGCTCAGATAACCGTAagataagctaagctaagctaaccgTAGCTAAGCTCAGATAACCGTAagataagctaagctaagctaaccgtagctaagctaagataagctaagataagctaagctaagctaagctaagctaagctaactgaAGCGGAGCTCTGTGCTGAGCGCTAATGTACCGGCCGCCCTCTCACCTCTCAGCTTAAGCAGGGTCGGGGAATCGAATAATACACTTTTCTGACTGAATGTGgtgtttaaaatgtgttttgtgtcattttctttttttaaatgataaaatcGGCTCGGGTTAATTTTAATCTGAGCTCGTGCCAGTTATAGACTGTTTAAAGTGGCTCGTGCTGGCCATGCCGCCACTGGCCTGAACACATACTTGGACCTTTTGGTGTTTTTAGGTCATATAAAGTTTGTAAAAGTCATATTTACTGGATTAAAGTAACACCGGCACTCACCCGCTACATTTTACAATTAAAAGACTAAGATTAATTCTTCTGAGAATGAGATTGTATAAATAGACGTGCGCACTTAATACTGCATAATTATAATTTATCATGTCTATTTAATTTATGTTCACATGCAACGACCACTAGAGAGGCGAAATACTTGGAAAAGAAATGTTATTTGTGTTTCTTTcgaaacattttattattattattattattgttgttgttattattattattattgttgttattattgttattattattattattattgttattattattattattattattgtcgtTGTTGTAATCCAGTTAATACAGGCAtgttatatttctgtattataGTTTTATCTATTTTTTATTGTTCAGGAGATTAAAAGGTGCATGTAATAATACAGCTACATGGACCACTTTGCTTTCTACTATTTAGAAATAATGATCTCATAAGAGTTTTTACACTCTTGCCACGGTGTGACTGCAAACAAAAGCATGTTTGTGGCCTTAAAAGCGTCTCTGTTGGATCACAGCAGACGAAGCTTTCTGGAAAACCCACGTGATTAATGTAAGATCATAAGATAGAACCTCTTAGTTTAGTTGTTTAGAGATAAAATGGGTTTACTAAAGTGCTAAATTCTGGTTCTTGTGAAACAGGAAGTTTTAGAAGTGTAGAATACGAGTTTAATACTTAAAAGAGAGGAaaagtagtggtagtagttgtAAACCAAAGCTACCGATTTCTGTTATTACAAAGTAAAGACAAAGAGACTTTTAATTTGTAAAACGGTTACCCAACTTTACAGTGCGACTCTGGGGTTTGCTGTAACTGCGAGCAGCTTTTATGAAGAGTGTGTCTGTGCAGATTATCGAGGCAGAGGACTTTCCTCTCCGTGTCGATTGAGTAGAAAACGTGGTTTTATTAAGAGAttcagaaacagagagagagagagagagagagagagagagagagagagggggttaTGAAAttagccacacccacacagCACCATgtgcagcctgtgtgtgtgtgtgtgtgtgtgtgtgtgtgtgtgtgtgtgtaagagtgagtgagtgagtgtgtgtgtgtgtgtgtgtgtgagagtgtgagagagagtgtgtgagtgtgtgctgaggGAAAGTCTGATGGTGGAAGGAAAAGTTGTGCTGAAGGCTGGCTGTTCACCATGACTCTGAACTTCAGTAAATGTTCCTCTGTGCTGATCACAGGGGCGAGCCGAGGCCTGGGACTGCAGATGGTCACGCACCTGGTCAGCTCCGCGGAGAGGCCGAGCAAGATCATAGCAACTGCGAGGAACCCAGCAGCAGCTCAGGTGGGCTAACCTGACTCTCACACTTACATCACCGCAGACCTCCATATCTCACTGCCCTGCGTGCGGAAGTCTGTTCCTCAGGTTCCTCAGGTTCCTCTGAGCTGCTCTGCTGAGAACATTGAGGTTAAGGTTCTGTTGTTTTTTAGGAGCTGCAGCAGATTGCAGAGTCTCACCCAGGCTTTCACATTGTTCCTTTAGGTGAGTTGCACTGTGGTATGCTGTGATACACTCCGTTTAAAAGTGGGAATTTGATGTTTACAGAAATTCTATATAGATATAACTGAAGAGCTGATTAGGGACCATTTCGCTCACAGCACCTCTATCATTTTGTCATCGAATGTTTATTacctgtatatttatttatatacgaTATAACACTCCTGTACATTCTGAAGCATAACTGCAAACAACAATGAAATGAATTATGCAACATATTAATTCTTAAATGTGGGATTAAAGAAATGAGGAATTCTAGAAATGGTGTAAAAACGTGCAGAAGGTCTCTCAGgtttgtttcctgtagaggattttGTTACGTATTTATAACTTCAGCATGTGGGATTTGAACAGGGCTGCCCACACGTTTGTCTCAATGCATATATAGTTTGTAGAGTCTAGagtccaaaagatccctctaagcttggACTCTTAAATACAGAGGTCAGTATAGAGACCACAGTACTccacacactctgcacactccgtactctctgaagaggggAGGGTCCTCAatctggcttcctgtagctgctgcccttaTCAGATTttgacccctgactctggtctacaaagccaagactggaccagccagcccctccgtacttgatggcgatggtcaaaagccgatctgcaccgagagcccttccagctttaagtacggctcggctcgacccgccatcctttaagatccacggaagacgagggtccagactttttactgtcctgcaccgaagtggtggaacgaacttcccctgggtgtccgaacagcagagtccaacgctcactgtcctcaaacccagactgaagaccctcctcttctgagaggacttgggtgaagagtagagtactatggtctccatattgacttttaCTTTGactgtttagtagagtctaagattagaggatctgaatttgaGTCTATTTAAACTGGCTGAGGTTAATAAATAGTGAAGctataagagcgtctgctaaatgctgtgtaaatgtaaatgtaaatattatgtaAAAATGTTGATCACATTTCCAGTTTAGATAAAGTAAGTCTGTCTAAACttcatttcctttccttttcatttaattcaaataaagcTGACTGGTTAAAACCTACTGGACTCTGAGCTCCACACCTCTGTAAGCAGCTGTTGTTTTAATGTTGCAGTACATATGTTTGACCAGCAGATGGTGCACAGATGCGTTATAGTGTTTATAGTGTTGGCCCTGGACCTGGAGTCCATTCATGTCCTGCATACTGTAgtgatttacacacacacacacacacacacacacacacagttattgagctgattagttggatcaggaaAACTAAAAGCAGTGCAGGACTGGAACCAGGGCTTTATACATGAAGCTCTGCTGTAGTTTCTTTTGACTGCATTGTCTAATCAAACAACTAATCCAGTCTAGTTCTCTTTCAGATGTGGTCAGTGATGTCAGTGTTGATGCTGCTGTCAAAGAGGTTTCCTCTATAGTGGGCGCTGAGGGTCTaaactgtttaattaataatgctGCGATCCTGATCGCGTCTGACCTGAACACGGTGACCAGAGATGCCATGATGAAAACCTTCGAGAGCAACACAGTCGCACCTCTGTTTGTTACCAAGGTAACTGTTTGAGCTATTTAGGATATTTCTCTACACAgttatgctgtgtgtgtgtgtgtgtgtgtgtgtgtgtgtgtgtgtgtgtgtgtgtttggggggggggtatcagctttattgtcaaaactgtaatatgtacaggacatac from Salminus brasiliensis chromosome 19, fSalBra1.hap2, whole genome shotgun sequence encodes the following:
- the LOC140540965 gene encoding C-signal; translated protein: MTLNFSKCSSVLITGASRGLGLQMVTHLVSSAERPSKIIATARNPAAAQELQQIAESHPGFHIVPLDVVSDVSVDAAVKEVSSIVGAEGLNCLINNAAILIASDLNTVTRDAMMKTFESNTVAPLFVTKAFLPLLKTAAVVGEGGGMGIHRSAVINISSFLGSIQLNWGEGATFKSYAYRVSKSGLNMVTRCLATDLESDGILLTALHPGWVRTDMGGPDAPLSAEESISSVLSVISRLTEKDHGEFLDYSGKKLPW